The window AAATATGAGTAACATGGAAACAAATATGAAGAGTTTTATAGCAATATCCGACATCATATCATTACTGAATATGTGTTCAGGATTTTTAGCGATAATATGTTCAATAAACAAGAATTTTGAACTGGCTGCAATCCTGATGATCATTGCAATCATATTTGACTCAATCGATGGTTGGGTAGCACGCAAAACAAACAGGCAAGACGATTTGGGATTCGGAAAAAACATTGATTCCCTATCAGATGCCATTTCATTTGGAGTTGCACCTGCTATATTCCTATATAGCTGCATTAACACCACCCCAGGCATTAACCAAGTAATAGTGATTCCAGTCAGCCTAATGATTGTAATCTGTGGCGTCTTAAGACTGACAAGATATAATGTAATTGCTGATAAAATCGATACCAAGGATTTCATAGGTTTTCCAATCCCTGGAATATCATTCATTCTAGCAACATTCTATCTGACAGGACTGTTCAATCCTTATGTTGCATTGATATTGAGCATCATCGTTTCACTGCTGATGGTGTGCAATATCCAATATCCGAAATTTGACAATATCCCATTGATTGCAATTTCAGCAGTTTTAATCCTGATATTGATATTGCAAATCAAGCTTGTCCTATTCAATGTCAACATTGCAGCGATGCTGCTGTTAGTGTTCTGCCTATACTACCTGATAATTAATTTAATTAAAAGATGAGACACCTTACTCCTACTAATTAAATTAACCATCATTAACACCATTTAGGAGTAATAAAAATGAATAGAAAACCAAGAGATCCATTACACCCTCGAGGTTTTGAGGAAACACAGGAATTGAGAAATCAAATTACAAGAGACTTCCCGAAACCCAACAAAAAAGAAGAAAAAGATGAGTTATCACCATTAAAAAAGCTGAACCATAAGCTTGGAGTTTATCTCTCACCGAAAACCACTAGCATAAGTGACGAGGAGAAAAAAAGGAAAATAGGAGTTATCATATCCACAATCATCATAATAACCCTAGTAGTTTCCGCATATTACTTTATAATATATGAACCAACACAGGAACAGCTGTCCATTGCAAAGACAACCAAGCTGAATGAACTGCATGACCTCTACTCAGGGGCATTGGCAACATCCCCGAACGCATTATTGCTCGAAAACAAGATAAATGATGCCCAAAGCCCTGAGGAAATAGAGACAATAAACATACTGACACCCGCAACAAAAGACTGGAAATCCTATCATAAAAAATCAATTGGCTTAAACCAGGACAGATACAACAGGACAATGGCAGTATATGAAAACGAAAGCAAAAACACAATAATCCCAATATCCGAAGCGATGGAGATAGTGAATGAAAATGACGCCACAATCCTTTCAAAAATTAAATTCGAAGAGCCGAACACAGTTTCAGTGCCGATACTTGTTTCAAGACTGCAGGCGGGAGCGGGACTCGTCAAGGTCGGCAGCGTTGTTGACATCTACACAAACTACAATTCAAGCGATGATAACTACACAACAAACAGCAGCGCACCCAAAATAAGCGGATGCACCGTCCTTTCAATCATGAGATATGAGGAAAACGGGGAAATCGATTCTGAATATTCAAAAACAAAAATGACAGTGAAGGGAAACGACACATATCCTCGGGAAAACACTCGGGGCTTCTCATCAGATGTCCTGGAAATGATCAAGGGCGCAATTGTCAACGGATATGATGAGAATGAAACCTATAAAATGCTTGAAGACTACGGCGTCAAGCTGTCAAACTATGAAAGGGAAATCAATCTTGGAGACCTGGACGCTCAGTACATGCTTTTGATTGAAACCCCTCAGGAGAAGGTCAATTATGTTCTGAACAACATGGACAATATCGTTCTAACAATACCCACGTCCGAAGCTCCAGACTGGATGGTGAAGGAAATCAATTCAACATACCAAAATTAAGAAAAGTATTATATTAGATTTGACAAATGAGATATTATGAACAAGCCTACTATTTCAACAATTATCATTATTGTCTGTTTATTAATAATTGGATTGTACGCAATGGGGGAAGTGAATTACTTTTCTTCAAAAGTGGCCGTTGAAAGGAACATTGACAGCCCCAAGATAATAATCCCCTCAATCGGTGTTGATGAAAAAATAAACAACGAATCATTAAATCAGGGAGTTTTAAGCGATCCAGGACAGAACATCCCAACAGAAAACTATGTTGCATTATATGGTCACCGAACCCTTCAGGGCTCACCGTTCTTAAGATTGAATGAGCTTTCAGTTGGAGATTCATTTCTGCTGGAATGGCCGGGCGTCGGGGAACTGAATTACACCGTGGTTAGCAACACAATCGTTCCTGCAACTTTCGAGCTGGCTGACATAGGTGGAAACGGAAGCTACCTAATCACCTGCGACCCTATAGGATCCACCGAAAACAGGATGATTGTCCAAGGGGAATTGGCCAGTAAGAATCCGATAAATACAACAATTCTTAAGAACAACCCTCAGGAATCAAATGCGCTGATAATTACAGTCATATTCCTTGTGATTGGATTGGCATTCAGCTTTTTCTATCCAAAAGACAATAGGATATACATTCTGGCAACCGTATTAATCATAGCGGCGATACTCTTCTACTGCTGCATCAATCCAATCCCGTCAGAGATAATATATGAAAAGATAATATTCTTAAATGGAGGATTATAATGGACGTTGATAAAGAATACTTCTCAAACATTACAACAAGAGAAAGAGCGATTTTCGAAGGCGCTATCAGTATGGGAGCCCTGTTCCATCAGTTTGTAGGAACACCTGTCAACAAGGACACCAAAAAAAGTCTGGAGACAAGCATGGAGGAATCCTTAAAACTGCAGCCTGCAATCGAGGATGTTGAAGTTGAAATCAGATTCGACAAGCTCGAGGAGTCAATGACCGAATTTGACTACACATCCCTTACAGGAGACATGCTGGACGTCAAAATCCATACAAAAGTAGAAAACGTTAAAGCAATAATACGCATTGAATTCATAGAAGAATTAAACTATCCGTTGATGTATGTTGAAAAAATAGAAGATTAAAATATTTCTTTTAAATCTTCTAACAATTCTTCTAAATGATTTCTTTTTATATGATTCATCAGGACTACCCTAATGGACACAGGACATTTGGCGACTGAAACTTTCCAATTCAATTCTTCTAATTTTTGAGCCAAGACATTCGCATCCATATCAGGATGGTTAAAAGCTACAATGTTTAGTTCAGGCTCGCAAACAATCTCATAACCTATTTCTTTTAATCCTTCAGCGAAAAATGCAGTGTTATCCATTAATTCCTTAGCTATTTTTGAATAACCTTCCTTTCCAAAATATTTCATTATGGCATAGGTGGCAGCGGAAGACGCTCCTAAACGAGTTCCCACAATTGTTGACTGAGTTTTAACGGTCAAATATGGTGAATCGACAGCCATAACATCCAAATATTCTTCACATCTAAAGATTATTCCTCCAGCAGGAATTGGGGCAAGACCCATCTTGTGTGGATCGACGGTTATGGAACAAACACCCTCAAGTGAAAAATCAAAAACTGGCAAGTCATACCCGATTCTTTTCAGGAAAGGGATTGAAAACCCGCCAAATGCTGCATCCACATGGAAATAGATATTGTTTTCATGAGCTATTTTTGAAATGTCCTCAATAGGGTCGATTAATCCCAACTCAGTTGTTCCCGCAATCGCAACAATAGCCACTGTCTTATCGGATATCGCTTCCCTTACGGATTCGACATCAATTTTATAATTGTCATCCAATTTGGCCTCAACAATCCTTAGATTCAACATGTCTGCAGCTTTCTTGAATGAAAAATGTGCGGAATCCGGGATGATGATTTCACCATCAACGATTCCCTTATATTTTCTGGCATGATTTCTTGCGGCGCGTATCGCCATGAGATTGGCTTCAGTTCCACCGGTCACGATATTACCATAGGCTTTATCCAAGGACAACATTTCTCCAATAGACTGTATGACCTTCTCTTCAATGAGTTTGGTTCCTTTAAAAAGTCCCGGATCTCCCAGATTAGTGTCCAGAAATTTACAGTAGACTTCCTTTGCAAACGGATGTGCCTCTGTACACATTGACCCCAGGATTCTACCGTTGGCATAATCATGGTCCAATCTGTGAAGTTCCTCCAACTCCCTAAGGATATCTGCTTTATCTATTGGTTTATCGTCCATAAAGTAACCTATCAAAAATAATTAAAATAAAAATAAAAAATTAAAAAAAGAATAAAAAGATTATTCTAGACGTTTACGGGCAGCGTCAAGAATAATTTTTTGTTCAGCACGAGCAACTGTTTTTCTCACATCAGCAATAGCATCAGTATTTGATGATACACTTGTGATTCCGAATTCAACAAGTTTTTCAACAATGTGAGGTACACTACCTGCTTGACCGCAGATACTACATTTGACACCTGCTTCTGCACATTTTCTGATTGTTCTTTCAATCAGTTTCATTACTGCAGGGTGTTCTTCTGAGTAGTGTTTTGCCACAAACTCGTTGTTTCTATCAACTGCAAGAGTGTATTGGGTCAAGTCGTTGGTTCCTAAACTTACAAAGTCGATACCAACTTTAATGTATTCATCAATCATTATTGCAGCTGCTGGGATTTCAACCATCATACCGAATTCAACATCCTTGTGAGGTTCAAATCCAACTTCGGAACAGAGTGCTTTTGCTTGTTTGAGCTCTTCTGGACTTTGTGATAATGGAATCATGATTCCAATGTTTGTGTATCCTTTTTCGTGTAATTTCTTAATAGCTTTGAATTCACATTTAAGGATTTCAGGTTGATCGAGCTCTCTTCTGATACCTCTCCAACCGAGCATTGGGTTGTGTTCCCTAGGTTCGTTTTCTCCACCTTCCAATGTGATGAATTCATCTGTTGGAGCATCCAAGGTTCTGTACCAGACAGGTCTTGGATAGAATGCGTCAGCCACAATTTGGACATTGTCTGCAATTGTGTCGATTAGTTCGTCTTCGTTTCCGTCAGCAATGAATTTACCTGGGTGAATACCTGAGGTTAACATTAAGTGTTCGGTTCTTAAAAGTCCAACACCATCAGCGCCGGTTGCTGCTGCTTTTTCAGCTGCTTCAGGCATACTTACATTAGCTTTAACTTCAGTTACGGTTATGATTGGAGCTGCTTCAACGGATCCTGCAGCAACAGGTGCTTCCTCTTTGGTTTGTGAGATTCCTTCGAATACTAATCCTTTTTTACCGTCTAGGGTAACTCCGGAATTTTCTACCAAAGTGGTTGTAGCGTCACCGGTTCCTACAACACAAGGAATTCCAAGTTCTCTTGAAATAATTGAAGCGTGACAGGTTACTCCACCCTCATCGGTTACGATACCGCTTGCTCTTCTCATAGCAGGTACCATATCAGGAGTGGTCATTGTAGTAACCATTATGTCTCCGTCTTTAATCTTATCTAATTCGTCAATGTCTAGAACGATTTTGACTGTTCCTGCAGCCATTCCAGGACTTGCTCCGAGACCTCTAACAAGAACATCACCTAAATCTGAGGATGCGTCATCAGCTGCCTCTTCAGCTCCACCTAAAGTGGTGATTGGTCTAGCTTGCAATAAGAATAGCATGTCTTTTTCAAATGCCCATTCGGTATCCATAGGTTCGCCGTAATGAGCTTGAACTGTTTTACCCATTTCAGTTAATTGAATGAGTTCATCATCAGACAATACTCTTTCTTTCCTTTTATCTTCAGGAACTTCGATTTTTACACTTGTACCATCTTCATCATTAGTGTACATTACTTTCTTGTCACTGATTGTGACATTGACTATTTCATTGTTCCTCTTATCAACTTGATAGTTATCAGGGGTTACATCTCCGGAAACTACAGCTTCACCAAGACCCCATGATCCTTCAATCAATGCGATTTCTTCACCAGTTGAAGGGTTTACTGTAAACATTACTCCTGCCTTGTCAGCAAATGCCATTTTTTGAACAACTACAGCGATATAAACTTTAGAATGTTCGAAGTTGTTTTCCTCCCTGTAGAAAATTGCTCTTGCTTCGAAAAGTGATGCCCAACATTTCCTAATGAATTCAATTACTTCTTCATCACCTGATACGTGCAAGAAAGTATCTTGTTGGCCTGCAAATGAAGCTTCAGGCAAGTCTTCAGCTGTAGCGGATGATCTGATTGCTACATCAGTATCCTCTTCGCCAACCCTTTGGCAAAGTTCGTTATAATATTCACGGATGTACATGACCAAATCATCAGGAATAGGAGATTCCACAATGATTTTTTTAATTTCTTCAGCGGCAGCTTGAAGAGCTTTGGTATCATTAATGTCAGTTTCTTCAAGAATGCTCATAACCTTATCATTAATTCCAGCCTCATCCATGAAGTATTCATAAGCTTGTGCAGTTACTACAAAACCTGGCGGTACTGGAATGCCTGCTTGTGTTAATTCACCTAAATTAGCACCTTTTCCACCTGCAATTCCAATATCGTCCTTACTTAATTCCTCAAATTTTTTAACATACATGAGATTGACCTCTTGAATTGAAAATATCTTACATTGACAAATAAAAATAATTAGCCAATATTATATTTTATTTTATTTTTTAATGTTTAAATATTTAATGAAAAAAGTTATAAAAAAAAGTGGATTAAAAATTAGTAAAAATAAAAAAAGAGTAAAAAGAATAATTAAATAGGGTCTATTTAATTAATTCTGCGCCTTTGTCGACTACGATTTTACATGGAACTGGCATTTTCATGCCTGCTCTTTTGAGTGCGACTTTAGCTTCTTCAAAGTTTTTAGCATTACAGTCGATGGTAATGATCCTTTGATTCTTTTTAACAATAGCTTCAACTGAGATAGGTTTACCGAAAGCGTTTCTCATACCACTTTGTACCCTATCCGCACCTGCACCGGTTGCCATTGGGTTTTCCCTTACGATTTGGTGAGGGTAAACTCTTAATTTTAAGTGGTAACCCATTCTTCCTGCAGCCCTTTGCATTAATCTGTTAGAAGCAACCCTAGCAGCTTCTAAAGAGTTGTGTCTAATTTGAGCAGGTTTTTTAACAGCTAAACTTAATGAAACTGGGAATTCTTCCCTTAAGTTACCCATATCGTATTGTACGATTCTTGAATTTGGGTTTTTTCTAATGTATTCTTTTCTTGTATAAGCACGAACCATAATTATTCCTCCAAGTAAACATAATATGTTTTTAATTAAAAATAGCTAAAAATAGTGATTTTCCAACAATAGCTATATAATAAATTATATCGTAATATAATAGAATACTTAAATATATTGATTAAGTCATTAATAAAGGTTACCATATTTTTGAGATTTTACCACAAAATTATTTTAGATGATAATAACATAATATATTTTATGAAGATAAGTGGGGAAATTGTTTTCACATACAATGACGAAGAGAATGCAAGACTTGTATTCGATTCATTGGAAGTGGATAATGAAAACTATTTGGAATCTAATTTAAACGGAAAATCAATTAACTATAATGTAACAAATGACAAGTTGGGTAGTTTTCTTGCAACTGTTGATGATCTAATCTCTTCAGAGATTGTTGTGGAAAAAATACTAAATAAAACAAAATCATAAAAAGTTTTATATAAATAAAAAAAACATATATAAAATCAATATATTTTATTAATAATTCGTTATGAGAGTGTAATTTATGGAATGCTATTATCATCCTGAAAGAGACGGCACAGATCAATGTGCAATATGTGGAAAATCAATTTGTAAAGAATGTGGATTAGAAATTGCCGGTAAAATTTACTGTAAAGAATGTTTAGAAAAGATTGTAGGACTTGGAATTGACAACAAAGCTCAAAGCGAGCCTCAAGTTGCTGCCAACGAACCTGCCAGACTCAATAAACAACCGGTTGAGGAAAGCGTCTATCAACCTCAAGAAACAATTGAGCCTGTTCCTGAAATCAAACAGATCAGCGATGATTCCCCATATAACATTAAGGATACCACTTATTCTGCAGGCCCTGAATCCTCTTACATAAGTGAATCTGAAGTTGCACAACAAGTGCAAATAGAGCCTGAGCCACAAATTTCTCAAAACGAAATTCAACCTGAAACTATTCAACAAGTTGATAATTCTCAAGATTTCATTTATCCTGACCACTCCTATGAACCAGAGCCAACCAGCGCAAGAGTGGAACTGGAAGACAAATATGAAAAATATCTAGATGATTTGTATTTCGATGAAGCGGAAGTTCCTTTAGACCAACAATTGGCAAAAGATGAAGAGGAATTCGGTTCATTAACCAGACGCCCATACGAACCTAGAGTTGAAGAAGACAATCTCAAGGAAAAAGCTAGAAAACCGGAAACCCCTGAAGAAATGGAAGCAAGAATTAGAGCTGAAATTTTAGCAGAAAAAGACGGTAAAAAAAGAAGAGGCGGCAAAAAGAAAAAAGAAAACATCCACAACTTAAATTATCAGGATGAAAAAGAGCCTATGGGCGTAGTAGATATTCTCTTAACAATAATTTTGATTATTGTAATTTTAGTTGTTATTTACTACCTAATTTACATATTCGTATTACATTCAACCTATCCAACTTTCATTGATGCGATATATGCACTTGGAAACCCACAGAATGTAATAAATAATATTTTAACCCCTCAACCTGAAATTTAAAACATTTTCAGGTTTTATTTTTTCTTTAAATTTTTCTAAACTATCCTTATTTTTATATGCCAATACTCTGATGTTTGACGGATACCTGTCAATATACTCAGAGATTACCTTTTTTGGAATGGGGTTTTCAAGAATGCTCAATACCCTTTGGCGAAAATGAGATGAAAATCCTGGCAATATTGATTTTTCCAAAGTTTCCAAATCGTCATATGGTCCGTTATCAATTATGTTTTTGGCAATCTTTTCATTTAGCAGGTTCAGGGAGGCCAGTTCATCAAGGGAGAAGTTGTTGGCCGTGTTCAAAATCGATTCCACATCACGGATGCCATAGATAATTGAATCGTTGGCTATTTCCCTTTTAAGCACCTCTATTGTTTTTGCGGGCATCATGTCCATGACATTGTCAAAGTCATCCTTCTGAATGCTTTCCCGAATTAGGGTTCCGCTCACTCCCTCTATCCTCTCTACGAAGATAAACTTGCCTGTGTAGTCAAAGCCGATTTTGCTTAATGAATTTGAAAAGGAGGTTATGACGTAGTTGTCCTCTTCCAGCTTTCCCTCAAGCAGTGTCTCCTTTGCAGTCTTGTCGATTACCTTATATGGCTTTGATGCAACATGGTGCCCCATGTTTATCCTTTTCAGAATCTCATCAATACCCTCCACCGGCTTATATCCCCTTGGAATGTAATCGGTGTTCAATGCCTGGAATGTCTTGCACAGGCACAATGAGTATTGGCCGGATCCCATTATTCCCATTGGAGGTCCTTCAACAACTATGTCGGCACCGACTGAAATTGCGATTTCCGCCCTTATTTCCCTCGGCAGTATATAGGGAATTCCCCTTCCACTTCGCTCAAACAATCCCGGCACAACAGCTACAAATAATGAGTCAGGAAACATGTCCTTTGCAGTCTTCAAGCAATGAAAATGACCATTATGCAAAGGATTGTATTCAGTGAAATCGGACACCAGAAGAGTGTCTGATGTGGTGTCGGAAATATTCACTTCAGCATCGCAATCACCATAGAATAACTTCATATCCCTTTTAAGAATATCGGAAACTTGAGACATAATAAAAAATTTGTTTTTAAATTAAAAAAAACTTATGATTTAAAAATATGTAATGACAAATATCTAAACAGTAATTACTAGGAGATTAATCATGGATTTAGTTTTGAAGAATTGTAAATTAGTCGATAAAAATGGGGAACACTTTATAAAAATCGAGGATGGGCAAATTACAGACATTTCCAAAAACCCATTAGAAGCATCACAAACAATTGATATAAAAAGCAATTACGTGCTTCCAGGTTTTATTGACCCCCACATACATTTCAGAGATCCAGGATTAACCCAAAAGGAAGATTTTAAAACAGGAAGCGAAGCTGCCGCAAACGGGGGTTTCACAACAGTCATTGACATGCCAAACACCCTACCAAAGACAAACACCTACAATGCCCTCAAGGAAAAAATCAAGATAGCCAAAGGAAAGTCTGTGGTGAACTTTGAGCTTCAGGCAGGAACCAATTGCCTTGAGGAAATGGAAAGGATGATGGAACTTCGCCCAATCTCATTCAAGATCTTCATGGACCTGGAAAGTGATGAAAGCCTGGAGAAAATATTTCATGATTTATCCCTATTAAAGGAAAAGACAGCATATAACGGACTGGTGGCAACACATTGTGAGAAAAAATCAATTGTTGAGCGTGAGACAGCAAGACTAAAGGAGAAAAGTAAAAATGCTGCCATTGACTACACTTATGCCCGTCCGGCAGTTGCTGAAGACGAATCTGTCAGGCAGGCAATAGAACTTGCTAGGGCCAATGACTTACGTTTGCATATCTGCCATTTAAGCTCAAGGAAATCACTAAGTATGGCAAAAAGTGCAAGTAAAAGCATGCCTATAAGCTGGGAATTTACACCACATCATTTGTTGCTAGATAATTCTTCGTACAATGTATATGAAACATTCATAAAAACTAATCCTCCATTAAGGGAAAAACAGGATTCAGTGAGAATCAGTGATTTGGATGAGACTTCAATAATAGGAACCGACCATGCCCCACACACACTTGAGGACAAGACAAAAGGTACCTGGGCATCATCACCTGGAATACCAAACCTCGAAACAGTGGTTCCTTTGCTCCTTACTGAAGTGAACAGGGGAAACATTGACTTGAAAATAATCCCAAAAATCTTAAGCCAAAATGCCGCAAAAGTCTATGGATTGGAAAATAAGGGTGAAATCGCAATAGGAAAAGATGCCGATTTAACAGTCATCGATCTAAAACAAGAGGGCAAATTCAAT of the Methanobrevibacter thaueri genome contains:
- a CDS encoding archaetidylserine synthase gives rise to the protein MSNMETNMKSFIAISDIISLLNMCSGFLAIICSINKNFELAAILMIIAIIFDSIDGWVARKTNRQDDLGFGKNIDSLSDAISFGVAPAIFLYSCINTTPGINQVIVIPVSLMIVICGVLRLTRYNVIADKIDTKDFIGFPIPGISFILATFYLTGLFNPYVALILSIIVSLLMVCNIQYPKFDNIPLIAISAVLILILILQIKLVLFNVNIAAMLLLVFCLYYLIINLIKR
- a CDS encoding DUF515 domain-containing protein yields the protein MNRKPRDPLHPRGFEETQELRNQITRDFPKPNKKEEKDELSPLKKLNHKLGVYLSPKTTSISDEEKKRKIGVIISTIIIITLVVSAYYFIIYEPTQEQLSIAKTTKLNELHDLYSGALATSPNALLLENKINDAQSPEEIETINILTPATKDWKSYHKKSIGLNQDRYNRTMAVYENESKNTIIPISEAMEIVNENDATILSKIKFEEPNTVSVPILVSRLQAGAGLVKVGSVVDIYTNYNSSDDNYTTNSSAPKISGCTVLSIMRYEENGEIDSEYSKTKMTVKGNDTYPRENTRGFSSDVLEMIKGAIVNGYDENETYKMLEDYGVKLSNYEREINLGDLDAQYMLLIETPQEKVNYVLNNMDNIVLTIPTSEAPDWMVKEINSTYQN
- a CDS encoding sortase → MNKPTISTIIIIVCLLIIGLYAMGEVNYFSSKVAVERNIDSPKIIIPSIGVDEKINNESLNQGVLSDPGQNIPTENYVALYGHRTLQGSPFLRLNELSVGDSFLLEWPGVGELNYTVVSNTIVPATFELADIGGNGSYLITCDPIGSTENRMIVQGELASKNPINTTILKNNPQESNALIITVIFLVIGLAFSFFYPKDNRIYILATVLIIAAILFYCCINPIPSEIIYEKIIFLNGGL
- a CDS encoding dihydroneopterin aldolase family protein, which translates into the protein MDVDKEYFSNITTRERAIFEGAISMGALFHQFVGTPVNKDTKKSLETSMEESLKLQPAIEDVEVEIRFDKLEESMTEFDYTSLTGDMLDVKIHTKVENVKAIIRIEFIEELNYPLMYVEKIED
- the mfnA gene encoding tyrosine decarboxylase MfnA, yielding MDDKPIDKADILRELEELHRLDHDYANGRILGSMCTEAHPFAKEVYCKFLDTNLGDPGLFKGTKLIEEKVIQSIGEMLSLDKAYGNIVTGGTEANLMAIRAARNHARKYKGIVDGEIIIPDSAHFSFKKAADMLNLRIVEAKLDDNYKIDVESVREAISDKTVAIVAIAGTTELGLIDPIEDISKIAHENNIYFHVDAAFGGFSIPFLKRIGYDLPVFDFSLEGVCSITVDPHKMGLAPIPAGGIIFRCEEYLDVMAVDSPYLTVKTQSTIVGTRLGASSAATYAIMKYFGKEGYSKIAKELMDNTAFFAEGLKEIGYEIVCEPELNIVAFNHPDMDANVLAQKLEELNWKVSVAKCPVSIRVVLMNHIKRNHLEELLEDLKEIF
- the ppsA gene encoding phosphoenolpyruvate synthase, with protein sequence MYVKKFEELSKDDIGIAGGKGANLGELTQAGIPVPPGFVVTAQAYEYFMDEAGINDKVMSILEETDINDTKALQAAAEEIKKIIVESPIPDDLVMYIREYYNELCQRVGEEDTDVAIRSSATAEDLPEASFAGQQDTFLHVSGDEEVIEFIRKCWASLFEARAIFYREENNFEHSKVYIAVVVQKMAFADKAGVMFTVNPSTGEEIALIEGSWGLGEAVVSGDVTPDNYQVDKRNNEIVNVTISDKKVMYTNDEDGTSVKIEVPEDKRKERVLSDDELIQLTEMGKTVQAHYGEPMDTEWAFEKDMLFLLQARPITTLGGAEEAADDASSDLGDVLVRGLGASPGMAAGTVKIVLDIDELDKIKDGDIMVTTMTTPDMVPAMRRASGIVTDEGGVTCHASIISRELGIPCVVGTGDATTTLVENSGVTLDGKKGLVFEGISQTKEEAPVAAGSVEAAPIITVTEVKANVSMPEAAEKAAATGADGVGLLRTEHLMLTSGIHPGKFIADGNEDELIDTIADNVQIVADAFYPRPVWYRTLDAPTDEFITLEGGENEPREHNPMLGWRGIRRELDQPEILKCEFKAIKKLHEKGYTNIGIMIPLSQSPEELKQAKALCSEVGFEPHKDVEFGMMVEIPAAAIMIDEYIKVGIDFVSLGTNDLTQYTLAVDRNNEFVAKHYSEEHPAVMKLIERTIRKCAEAGVKCSICGQAGSVPHIVEKLVEFGITSVSSNTDAIADVRKTVARAEQKIILDAARKRLE
- the rplJ gene encoding 50S ribosomal protein L16, which gives rise to MVRAYTRKEYIRKNPNSRIVQYDMGNLREEFPVSLSLAVKKPAQIRHNSLEAARVASNRLMQRAAGRMGYHLKLRVYPHQIVRENPMATGAGADRVQSGMRNAFGKPISVEAIVKKNQRIITIDCNAKNFEEAKVALKRAGMKMPVPCKIVVDKGAELIK
- a CDS encoding KEOPS complex subunit Pcc1: MKISGEIVFTYNDEENARLVFDSLEVDNENYLESNLNGKSINYNVTNDKLGSFLATVDDLISSEIVVEKILNKTKS
- a CDS encoding LIM domain-containing protein, which translates into the protein MECYYHPERDGTDQCAICGKSICKECGLEIAGKIYCKECLEKIVGLGIDNKAQSEPQVAANEPARLNKQPVEESVYQPQETIEPVPEIKQISDDSPYNIKDTTYSAGPESSYISESEVAQQVQIEPEPQISQNEIQPETIQQVDNSQDFIYPDHSYEPEPTSARVELEDKYEKYLDDLYFDEAEVPLDQQLAKDEEEFGSLTRRPYEPRVEEDNLKEKARKPETPEEMEARIRAEILAEKDGKKRRGGKKKKENIHNLNYQDEKEPMGVVDILLTIILIIVILVVIYYLIYIFVLHSTYPTFIDAIYALGNPQNVINNILTPQPEI
- a CDS encoding nucleotidyltransferase family protein, with amino-acid sequence MSQVSDILKRDMKLFYGDCDAEVNISDTTSDTLLVSDFTEYNPLHNGHFHCLKTAKDMFPDSLFVAVVPGLFERSGRGIPYILPREIRAEIAISVGADIVVEGPPMGIMGSGQYSLCLCKTFQALNTDYIPRGYKPVEGIDEILKRINMGHHVASKPYKVIDKTAKETLLEGKLEEDNYVITSFSNSLSKIGFDYTGKFIFVERIEGVSGTLIRESIQKDDFDNVMDMMPAKTIEVLKREIANDSIIYGIRDVESILNTANNFSLDELASLNLLNEKIAKNIIDNGPYDDLETLEKSILPGFSSHFRQRVLSILENPIPKKVISEYIDRYPSNIRVLAYKNKDSLEKFKEKIKPENVLNFRLRG
- a CDS encoding dihydroorotase, coding for MDLVLKNCKLVDKNGEHFIKIEDGQITDISKNPLEASQTIDIKSNYVLPGFIDPHIHFRDPGLTQKEDFKTGSEAAANGGFTTVIDMPNTLPKTNTYNALKEKIKIAKGKSVVNFELQAGTNCLEEMERMMELRPISFKIFMDLESDESLEKIFHDLSLLKEKTAYNGLVATHCEKKSIVERETARLKEKSKNAAIDYTYARPAVAEDESVRQAIELARANDLRLHICHLSSRKSLSMAKSASKSMPISWEFTPHHLLLDNSSYNVYETFIKTNPPLREKQDSVRISDLDETSIIGTDHAPHTLEDKTKGTWASSPGIPNLETVVPLLLTEVNRGNIDLKIIPKILSQNAAKVYGLENKGEIAIGKDADLTVIDLKQEGKFNIEEFKTKAEYSPFDGWEYQGLPVMTIVNGKIVMDKI